One window of Paludibacter propionicigenes WB4 genomic DNA carries:
- a CDS encoding PAS domain S-box protein, whose product MIYNEKTIMLSDENALKFSELFDLAELQKIQDSFSELTGIASIITLPDGQPVTQPSNFNSLCKIICKSDKRHINCLKSETQLTQMSFNSGYVHIQPCLRTGLWNTGVCIVVGGVHVANWMIGQVKNDELDINEIIEYGETIGISTKEITEAYEQVPFMTGEKLKSISTFLNSIVTELAQKALYKYRHKQITSENNALKKEIKHIKSNYEIRLNHINQGVVAIDPDSRIIYHNSASYSIFNLQPDTYKGFSIYDFAIEIYNIRGEKIDIRDHFANLIADNLNPIENVLLGISVNKGKIIWIKLNSNHIYSAENKLLEVIFSFEDVTIEKNNNDGYIETIQFLRKTQQIASIATYTTRPQEDKWYGSKSLYEILGLNNQRIRSHKEWVDLIHPDFKGEIINCVDDIVSNNKTSYSRSYKIIKQHNNEERWVHDNGVVIRNNEDNTLTVVGTLQDITDLKKEEEQAQLNEEKYKMIFENALDVYYKIDTTDYKVCEISPALKHYTKIKREDIIGQKYNKFCIFEEKWQEFKEKIHAEKRIHDYCTNLYVSGEGLIPVSISANLTYDNYGNPTHIEGFIRDISQRKHMEDMLRLSESRLRSYIEFSPYAVVVWTTSKQLTEVNHAASRITGYNSEELLSMDISLLVADVDRTKFTRHIQKAIDYGLAADELQIQTKSGKIKHVIADTVRMSENEYIGFLSDISYRKRIENSLKQKQYQLEEGEKIAGIGYALINFNKGSWESSSMMDQIIGIDEKYEKKIENWINIIHPDMLEKLKNDFLNEFIPKRLPTMEAEFKIIRQNDHQERWLNVVGKSEFDTNGRIISLGFTLQDITEKKKWVDILYGNEALYRSIINASPDVIVVIGLDGTVKTISPIVKQMYITEDINSIVGHSIFEFIHPDEHERVKNNLKLMFEEYIGSIEYQMIRSNGEVFTSEINGDIIKDNNDNPTGMVFIIRDITQRKQAEDNLSKSKQQLREFAGHLQSIREEEKIALAREIHDDLGQILVAMKIDMGILKKKLTNPLNGLSAESIDKEMTKMLDLTNKTIGIARRIMSDLRSETLNHLGFIEAATIYINNFRERFKINCKFEKNVDKIELSQEQTVALYRILQESLSNIVKHANATNIKVAVCSTNKTLTFQIEDNGCGFDMNSPGKINSYGLIGMKERVTLLDGNINIESHVGAGTSIRIEIPILP is encoded by the coding sequence ATGATATATAATGAAAAAACAATAATGCTTTCAGATGAGAACGCATTAAAATTTAGTGAACTATTCGACTTAGCAGAATTGCAAAAAATACAAGATTCGTTTTCAGAACTTACCGGAATAGCATCTATTATCACATTACCGGATGGGCAACCTGTTACGCAGCCCAGTAATTTCAATTCATTATGCAAAATTATTTGCAAATCTGACAAAAGACATATTAACTGTCTGAAATCGGAGACTCAACTTACACAAATGAGTTTCAACTCTGGTTATGTGCATATCCAACCTTGCTTAAGAACCGGACTTTGGAATACTGGAGTTTGCATTGTTGTAGGCGGAGTTCATGTTGCCAATTGGATGATAGGGCAAGTAAAAAACGATGAACTGGACATAAATGAGATAATAGAATATGGAGAAACCATAGGTATTAGTACGAAAGAGATAACTGAAGCTTATGAACAAGTACCTTTTATGACCGGCGAAAAGCTTAAATCTATTAGTACGTTTCTAAACTCGATAGTAACTGAATTGGCTCAAAAGGCTCTATACAAGTATAGACATAAACAAATAACCTCGGAAAATAATGCCCTGAAAAAAGAAATTAAACACATTAAATCTAATTATGAAATAAGATTAAACCATATAAATCAAGGGGTAGTAGCAATTGATCCTGACTCCCGAATTATCTATCACAACTCGGCATCTTACAGCATTTTTAATCTTCAACCCGATACATACAAAGGCTTCAGTATTTATGATTTTGCAATTGAAATTTACAATATCCGTGGAGAAAAGATAGATATAAGAGATCATTTTGCAAACTTAATAGCAGATAATTTAAATCCAATTGAAAATGTGCTTCTTGGAATATCGGTAAATAAAGGAAAAATCATATGGATTAAATTGAATAGTAATCATATATACTCTGCCGAAAATAAACTTTTGGAAGTTATATTCTCGTTCGAAGATGTTACTATTGAAAAAAACAACAACGATGGCTATATTGAAACAATTCAGTTTCTCAGAAAAACCCAACAAATAGCATCAATAGCAACTTATACTACACGTCCTCAAGAAGATAAATGGTATGGTTCAAAGTCTCTTTACGAAATTTTAGGGCTGAATAACCAAAGAATAAGATCCCATAAAGAATGGGTGGATTTGATTCATCCTGACTTCAAAGGCGAAATTATCAACTGTGTAGATGATATAGTATCTAACAATAAAACATCCTATAGCAGGAGCTATAAAATAATAAAACAACACAATAACGAAGAGCGTTGGGTACATGATAATGGTGTTGTGATTAGAAACAATGAGGATAATACTCTTACTGTTGTCGGTACCTTACAAGACATAACCGACCTGAAAAAAGAGGAAGAACAGGCTCAACTAAATGAAGAAAAATACAAGATGATTTTTGAAAATGCGTTGGATGTATATTATAAAATTGACACAACTGATTATAAAGTTTGTGAGATAAGTCCGGCATTAAAACATTATACAAAAATCAAACGTGAAGACATTATTGGACAGAAATACAATAAATTTTGCATTTTTGAAGAAAAATGGCAAGAATTTAAAGAGAAAATACATGCTGAAAAACGAATACACGATTATTGCACTAATCTATATGTCAGCGGAGAAGGATTGATTCCGGTTTCTATCAGTGCTAACCTGACATACGACAACTACGGCAATCCAACACATATTGAAGGATTTATACGTGACATATCTCAGCGAAAACACATGGAGGATATGCTGAGATTAAGTGAATCGAGGTTGCGAAGCTACATTGAATTTTCGCCTTATGCTGTAGTCGTTTGGACCACTTCCAAACAACTGACCGAAGTAAACCATGCAGCTTCAAGAATAACCGGGTATAATTCTGAGGAGTTACTTTCAATGGATATATCGTTACTGGTTGCAGATGTTGATCGTACAAAATTTACTCGTCATATACAAAAAGCAATTGATTACGGACTGGCTGCAGATGAGCTCCAAATTCAGACCAAATCGGGCAAAATAAAACATGTAATTGCTGACACTGTCAGAATGTCTGAGAACGAATATATCGGTTTTCTAAGCGACATTAGTTATCGTAAACGAATAGAAAACAGTTTAAAACAAAAACAGTATCAGCTTGAAGAAGGTGAAAAAATTGCAGGTATAGGCTATGCTTTGATTAATTTCAATAAAGGAAGCTGGGAATCCTCATCGATGATGGATCAAATTATTGGGATAGATGAAAAATACGAGAAGAAAATCGAAAATTGGATTAATATAATTCATCCGGATATGTTAGAAAAGCTCAAAAATGATTTTCTCAATGAGTTTATTCCTAAAAGGCTTCCGACAATGGAAGCAGAATTTAAAATTATTCGCCAGAACGATCATCAGGAACGTTGGCTGAATGTAGTTGGAAAATCCGAGTTTGATACAAACGGGCGTATAATAAGCCTTGGATTCACCTTGCAGGATATTACCGAGAAAAAAAAATGGGTAGACATACTTTATGGAAACGAAGCTCTCTACAGAAGCATAATAAATGCTTCACCCGATGTTATAGTAGTAATTGGATTAGATGGAACTGTGAAAACAATTTCTCCCATTGTGAAACAAATGTATATAACCGAAGATATCAATAGTATAGTTGGTCATTCAATTTTTGAATTTATACATCCCGATGAACATGAACGAGTAAAAAACAATCTCAAATTAATGTTTGAAGAATACATAGGCTCCATTGAGTATCAAATGATACGCTCCAATGGGGAAGTATTTACGTCTGAAATTAATGGGGACATAATAAAAGATAATAATGACAACCCTACCGGTATGGTATTTATCATAAGAGATATTACACAACGAAAGCAAGCAGAAGATAACTTATCCAAATCGAAACAGCAACTCAGAGAATTTGCAGGACATTTGCAAAGTATTCGCGAAGAAGAAAAAATAGCATTGGCACGAGAAATACATGATGATCTGGGACAAATACTGGTAGCTATGAAAATAGACATGGGCATTTTGAAAAAGAAACTAACAAATCCGCTCAACGGTTTGTCAGCTGAGTCAATAGATAAAGAGATGACAAAAATGCTTGATCTAACAAATAAAACTATCGGAATAGCTCGAAGAATAATGTCGGATTTACGTTCAGAAACACTAAATCACCTGGGCTTCATAGAAGCAGCTACAATATATATCAATAATTTCCGTGAGAGGTTTAAAATTAATTGTAAGTTCGAAAAAAACGTGGATAAAATTGAACTCTCTCAAGAACAAACTGTTGCACTGTATAGAATATTGCAAGAATCATTGTCCAATATAGTTAAACATGCAAATGCGACCAACATAAAAGTAGCTGTTTGCAGTACCAATAAAACTCTGACGTTTCAAATTGAAGACAATGGTTGTGGATTTGACATGAACAGCCCGGGCAAAATAAACTCTTATGGACTGATAGGAATGAAAGAACGAGTAACCTTGTTGGATGGTAACATTAATATCGAAAGCCATGTTGGAGCAGGAACATCGATACGTATAGAAATACCTATTTTGCCTTAA
- the nifJ gene encoding pyruvate:ferredoxin (flavodoxin) oxidoreductase, translating to MAKTKKFLTCDGNQAAAHISYMFSEVAAIYPITPSSTMAEYVDEWAASGRKNIWGEKVQVQEMQSEAGAAAAMHGSLQAGALTTTFTASQGLLLMVPNMYKVAGELLPGVYHVSARALASHALSIFGDHQDVMAVRQVGCAMFATGSVQEVMDLAAVAHLAAIKTRVPFVHFFDGFRTSHEIQKIEQLDQEDLIPLIDQEALKDFRDRALSPEHPVARGTAQNPDVYFQAREASNPFYDAIPSVVEEYLDKLAIVTGRKYGLFDYYGAADADRVVVAMGSSTEAIREGIDYLNAKGEKVGLISVHLYRPFSAKHFLSVLPKTAKRVCVLDRTKEPGAGGEPLYLDVKDVLYGTAEQPIVVGGRYGLSSKDFTPAQVIAVYENLALPEPKNHFTVGIVDDITFTSLPLKEEIALGGAGTIEAKFYGLGADGTVGANKNSIKIIGDNTDKYCQAYFAYDSKKSGGFTCSHLRFGETPIRSTYLVTTPDFVACHVQAYLNLYDVTKGLKKNGTFLLNTIWSPEEVQKNLPAKVKKYLAANNISFYIINATKIAEEIGLGNRTNTILQSAFFKITNVVPYELAVEKMKYAINKSYGKKGEDVVKKNYAAVDRGGEYTKVDVLPEWTNLLEESDISTDIVPAFIGDVVRPINAQAGDDLPVSAFKGREDGTWDQGTSKYEKRGVASHVPVWNSSNCIQCNQCAYVCPHAAIRPFILDLKEQENAPQFEMLKTNGKQFADMTFRIQVDVLDCMGCNNCAEVCPGNKGNKALTMVPIETQYDNQKNWEYCIDHVASKQHLVDTKSNVKNSQLATPLFEFSGACAGCGETPYVKLITQLFGDRQMVANATGCSSIYSNSAPSTPYTTNPEGHGPAWANSLFEDNAEFGLGMVFANDNMRDRLVRLFTEAQAEAGISDELKALFTEWIEKRNDADETIILERKITPLVKASDNAIAKQIAGLTQYIIKQSQWIIGGDGWAYDIGFGGLDHVIASGKNVNILVLDTEIYSNTGGQSSKSTPVGAVAKFAASGKRVRKKDLGMIAATYGYVYVAQVAMGANQAQTLKAIREAEAYDGPSIVIAYSPCISHGIRAGMGKAQEEQKRAVECGYWHLYRYNPTLAEEGKNPMTLDSKEPQWENFQDFLKGEVRYTTLLKQFPEEATELFIAAEANAKWRYDGYKRMADQVF from the coding sequence ATGGCTAAAACAAAGAAATTTTTAACCTGTGATGGTAATCAGGCTGCAGCGCACATATCCTATATGTTCAGCGAAGTAGCTGCTATTTACCCAATCACACCTTCGTCGACTATGGCAGAATATGTTGACGAATGGGCAGCCTCAGGTCGTAAAAACATCTGGGGTGAAAAGGTGCAAGTGCAGGAAATGCAATCAGAAGCCGGAGCCGCTGCCGCTATGCACGGGTCTCTACAAGCTGGTGCTTTGACTACCACTTTTACTGCTTCTCAGGGTTTATTGCTTATGGTTCCGAATATGTATAAAGTAGCCGGTGAATTGCTTCCTGGCGTTTATCACGTATCGGCTCGTGCTTTGGCTTCACATGCTCTTTCAATCTTCGGCGACCATCAGGATGTGATGGCTGTACGTCAGGTTGGTTGTGCTATGTTTGCCACTGGCTCTGTACAGGAAGTAATGGATTTGGCAGCTGTAGCTCACTTAGCAGCTATCAAAACCCGCGTGCCTTTTGTACACTTCTTTGATGGTTTCCGTACTTCACACGAAATTCAAAAAATAGAACAACTAGATCAGGAAGATTTAATTCCTTTGATTGATCAGGAAGCATTGAAAGATTTCCGCGACCGTGCTTTGAGTCCTGAACATCCAGTGGCTCGCGGTACTGCTCAGAATCCGGATGTATATTTCCAGGCTCGCGAAGCAAGTAATCCTTTCTACGATGCTATTCCATCGGTAGTAGAAGAATATCTTGATAAACTGGCTATCGTTACAGGTCGCAAATATGGCTTGTTCGATTACTATGGAGCTGCTGATGCTGACCGTGTGGTAGTAGCTATGGGTTCTTCAACCGAAGCTATCCGCGAAGGTATTGACTACCTGAACGCTAAAGGCGAGAAAGTAGGTTTAATTTCAGTTCACTTATATCGTCCGTTCTCAGCAAAACATTTCTTGTCTGTATTGCCTAAAACTGCAAAACGTGTTTGCGTATTAGACCGGACCAAAGAACCGGGTGCTGGTGGCGAACCATTGTATTTGGATGTAAAAGATGTATTGTATGGTACTGCCGAACAACCTATCGTTGTTGGTGGACGTTACGGTTTGTCTTCAAAAGACTTTACTCCTGCTCAGGTTATTGCTGTGTATGAAAACCTTGCTTTACCGGAACCAAAAAATCACTTTACTGTAGGTATTGTTGACGATATCACCTTCACTTCACTTCCTTTGAAAGAAGAAATTGCATTGGGTGGAGCAGGAACTATCGAAGCTAAATTCTACGGATTGGGAGCTGATGGTACAGTAGGTGCTAACAAAAACTCTATTAAAATTATTGGTGACAATACCGATAAATACTGTCAGGCTTACTTTGCTTACGACTCTAAGAAATCCGGAGGTTTTACCTGTTCGCACCTGCGTTTTGGTGAAACACCTATCCGTTCTACCTATTTGGTTACTACCCCTGATTTCGTGGCATGTCACGTGCAGGCTTACCTGAATTTGTACGACGTAACCAAAGGATTGAAGAAAAACGGTACATTCTTATTGAACACTATATGGAGCCCTGAAGAAGTTCAGAAAAATCTGCCTGCTAAAGTAAAAAAATACCTGGCAGCCAATAATATCAGCTTCTATATTATCAACGCAACGAAGATTGCCGAAGAAATCGGATTAGGTAACCGTACCAACACCATTCTTCAATCGGCATTCTTTAAAATCACCAACGTAGTACCTTACGAACTGGCTGTTGAAAAGATGAAATATGCCATCAACAAGTCATACGGTAAGAAAGGTGAAGACGTAGTGAAGAAAAACTATGCAGCTGTTGACCGTGGTGGTGAATACACCAAGGTAGATGTATTACCTGAATGGACGAATCTACTTGAAGAAAGCGATATCAGCACTGACATTGTTCCTGCATTTATCGGCGACGTGGTTCGTCCTATCAACGCACAGGCCGGTGATGACCTTCCTGTATCGGCGTTTAAAGGACGTGAAGATGGAACCTGGGATCAGGGAACTTCTAAATACGAAAAACGTGGTGTGGCTTCGCACGTACCGGTTTGGAACTCATCAAACTGTATACAGTGTAACCAATGTGCTTACGTTTGTCCTCACGCTGCTATCCGTCCGTTCATTCTGGATTTGAAAGAACAGGAAAATGCACCTCAGTTCGAAATGTTGAAAACCAACGGTAAACAATTTGCCGATATGACATTCCGTATTCAGGTAGATGTGCTCGACTGTATGGGTTGTAACAACTGTGCTGAAGTTTGTCCGGGTAACAAAGGCAACAAAGCGCTTACAATGGTGCCAATCGAAACCCAATACGACAATCAGAAAAACTGGGAATACTGTATTGATCACGTAGCATCTAAACAACATTTGGTAGATACTAAATCTAACGTGAAGAACTCACAGTTGGCAACTCCGTTGTTCGAGTTCTCGGGTGCTTGTGCAGGTTGTGGTGAAACTCCATACGTGAAGTTGATTACCCAATTGTTCGGCGACCGTCAGATGGTAGCTAATGCAACCGGTTGTAGCTCTATTTACTCTAACTCTGCCCCTTCTACCCCATATACCACTAACCCTGAAGGTCACGGACCGGCTTGGGCTAACTCATTGTTCGAAGACAATGCGGAATTTGGATTGGGTATGGTGTTTGCCAACGATAACATGCGCGACCGTTTGGTACGTTTGTTTACCGAAGCGCAAGCTGAAGCAGGTATTTCAGACGAGCTGAAAGCTTTGTTTACCGAATGGATTGAAAAACGTAACGATGCTGACGAAACTATTATTTTGGAACGCAAAATTACTCCGTTAGTAAAAGCATCCGATAACGCAATCGCAAAACAAATTGCAGGTTTGACACAGTACATTATCAAACAATCTCAATGGATTATTGGTGGTGACGGTTGGGCTTACGATATTGGCTTTGGTGGATTGGATCACGTGATTGCCTCTGGCAAAAACGTAAATATCCTTGTACTTGATACAGAAATTTACTCTAATACTGGTGGACAGTCGTCAAAATCTACTCCGGTAGGTGCTGTGGCTAAGTTTGCTGCTTCGGGTAAACGCGTACGTAAAAAAGACCTGGGTATGATTGCTGCCACTTACGGATATGTTTATGTAGCTCAGGTAGCTATGGGAGCTAATCAGGCACAAACACTGAAAGCTATTCGCGAAGCAGAAGCTTATGACGGACCATCAATCGTTATTGCTTATTCACCATGTATCAGCCACGGTATACGTGCCGGTATGGGTAAAGCACAAGAAGAGCAAAAACGTGCTGTAGAATGCGGATACTGGCATTTGTATCGTTACAATCCTACATTGGCAGAAGAAGGAAAGAACCCAATGACACTGGATTCGAAAGAACCACAATGGGAAAACTTCCAGGACTTCCTCAAAGGAGAAGTACGTTACACTACCCTGTTGAAACAGTTCCCTGAAGAAGCAACAGAACTGTTTATAGCAGCCGAAGCTAATGCCAAATGGCGTTATGATGGCTACAAACGTATGGCCGATCAGGTTTTTTAA
- a CDS encoding AAA family ATPase — protein sequence MEAFYKTHKYLVEHVQSPVRRLLMDEIDWTHRLIGIKGSRGVGKTTFLLQYAKEQFGTDRSCLYVNFNNFYFTNHTLVDFAAEFCAQGGKTLLIDQTFKYENWSKELRECYFRFPDLHIVFSGSSVMRLIEDNLDLQDIVASYNLRGFSFREFLNLQAGKTFPSYNLEEIIQNHVQIAQTICSQVKPLDYFQDYLHHGFYPFFLENRNFSENLLKTMNMMLEVDILLIKQIELKYLSKIRKLLYLIMNTAPGAPNVSQLSKEIETSRATIMNYIKYLKDARLLNTLYAEGDEYPKKPNQVYLHNTNLMYAVTLGNVDKTAERKTFFYNALHSRHKINMCKYHMDFCIDQTHHFKCERKPDTGKHYSKAMYAADEIEVGNKNEIPLWLFGFLY from the coding sequence ATGGAAGCGTTTTATAAAACACATAAGTATTTAGTTGAACACGTACAATCGCCGGTTAGGCGCTTATTAATGGACGAAATCGACTGGACACATCGCCTGATTGGTATAAAAGGCAGTCGGGGTGTGGGAAAAACTACTTTTCTGCTTCAATATGCCAAAGAGCAATTTGGTACCGATCGGAGTTGTTTGTATGTGAACTTCAACAACTTTTATTTTACAAATCACACACTTGTAGATTTTGCTGCTGAATTTTGTGCACAGGGTGGAAAAACTTTGTTGATAGACCAGACGTTTAAGTACGAAAACTGGTCGAAAGAGCTGAGAGAATGCTACTTTCGTTTCCCCGATTTACATATTGTCTTCTCTGGATCGTCTGTTATGCGTCTGATTGAAGATAATCTTGATCTACAGGATATTGTTGCTTCCTATAATTTGCGCGGGTTTTCATTCAGAGAATTTCTGAATTTGCAGGCCGGAAAAACATTTCCCTCTTATAATCTCGAAGAAATCATACAAAATCATGTTCAAATAGCTCAAACTATTTGCAGTCAGGTTAAACCCCTAGATTATTTTCAGGATTATCTGCACCATGGTTTCTATCCTTTTTTTCTGGAAAACAGAAATTTTTCAGAGAACCTGTTGAAAACCATGAACATGATGTTGGAAGTAGATATATTACTTATCAAACAGATAGAATTAAAATACCTGTCTAAGATACGCAAGCTACTGTATCTGATTATGAATACTGCCCCCGGAGCGCCCAACGTAAGTCAGTTGAGCAAAGAAATAGAAACTTCGCGAGCAACTATAATGAATTACATTAAGTACCTGAAAGATGCACGGTTACTAAATACCTTGTATGCCGAAGGCGATGAATATCCCAAGAAACCGAATCAGGTTTATCTTCACAATACGAATCTGATGTACGCGGTAACGTTGGGCAATGTAGATAAAACAGCCGAGCGAAAAACGTTTTTTTATAACGCGCTGCACTCCCGCCATAAAATAAATATGTGTAAGTATCACATGGATTTCTGTATTGATCAGACACATCATTTTAAATGCGAGAGAAAACCGGATACGGGCAAGCACTATTCGAAAGCTATGTATGCTGCCGACGAAATAGAGGTCGGCAATAAAAACGAAATACCGTTATGGTTATTTGGTTTTCTGTATTAA
- a CDS encoding MBL fold metallo-hydrolase RNA specificity domain-containing protein: MKIKFIGAAREVTGSKHLITTNEGKRILLDCGMFQGKGLETDSMNRNLMFDPASIDYLILSHAHIDHSGLIPYMYNLGFRGSVVCTNATRDLCAIMLADSGHIQELDNKWFNKKRDKQGLPPVEPIYNQIDSEKCMELFIGVAYDRRFQINDKINVKFTNSGHMLGSAVVNLELLENGKKVHLAYTGDIGRPHNRIIHPPTAFPQCDYLITESTYGNRLHAEEKESEEDLLKIVRETCVDNRGKLIIPSFSIGRTQEIVFVLNNLYNKGLLPKIEVFVDSPLSVNATDVFRMHTECMNVDVKEVLKTDDDPFGFNSLHYIKNVDESKALNDYNEPCIIISSSGMLEAGRIKHHVANNISNWRNTILMVGYCSPTSLGARIQEPGLRFISIFGEMHEINARIARIEAFSGHGDYNEMKSFLSCQNPVEIKKTFLVHGEYKVQLSYADELKKAGFHDIEIPEAGQEFTL, translated from the coding sequence ATGAAAATCAAATTTATTGGTGCTGCCCGCGAAGTTACCGGAAGTAAGCATCTAATTACAACCAACGAAGGCAAGCGTATTTTACTGGATTGCGGTATGTTTCAGGGTAAGGGCTTGGAAACCGACTCGATGAACCGTAATCTGATGTTCGATCCTGCATCTATCGATTATCTTATTCTTAGTCATGCCCATATTGATCATTCGGGCTTAATTCCTTATATGTACAATCTCGGTTTCAGAGGTTCTGTGGTTTGTACCAATGCCACCCGCGACCTTTGTGCCATTATGCTGGCCGATAGTGGACATATTCAGGAACTGGATAATAAATGGTTTAATAAAAAGCGTGATAAACAGGGTCTTCCACCCGTTGAACCTATTTATAATCAAATAGATTCAGAGAAATGTATGGAACTGTTTATAGGTGTTGCGTATGACCGTCGTTTTCAGATTAATGATAAAATCAATGTGAAATTTACCAATTCAGGGCATATGCTGGGCAGCGCGGTTGTCAACCTTGAACTGCTGGAAAATGGTAAAAAAGTTCATTTGGCTTATACGGGCGATATTGGTCGTCCACATAATCGTATTATACATCCGCCAACAGCCTTCCCGCAGTGCGATTACCTGATTACCGAATCTACGTATGGTAACAGATTGCACGCCGAGGAAAAAGAAAGTGAAGAAGATTTATTGAAAATAGTAAGGGAAACCTGTGTCGACAACAGGGGAAAACTTATCATTCCATCGTTTTCTATCGGACGTACTCAGGAAATTGTGTTTGTGCTCAATAATTTGTACAACAAAGGTTTATTGCCAAAGATAGAGGTGTTTGTAGATAGTCCGCTATCGGTAAATGCTACTGATGTGTTCAGAATGCATACTGAATGCATGAACGTTGATGTAAAAGAGGTATTGAAAACAGACGATGATCCGTTTGGCTTTAATTCGCTACACTACATTAAAAATGTAGACGAATCCAAAGCGCTGAACGATTATAACGAACCTTGTATTATCATTTCTTCTTCGGGCATGTTGGAAGCCGGTCGCATTAAACACCATGTGGCTAATAATATTTCAAACTGGCGGAATACCATTCTGATGGTGGGTTATTGCTCGCCAACATCGCTTGGAGCACGTATTCAGGAACCGGGTTTACGGTTTATATCCATTTTCGGCGAAATGCACGAAATCAATGCCCGCATTGCCCGTATTGAAGCATTCTCTGGTCATGGCGATTACAATGAGATGAAATCATTTTTGAGCTGCCAGAATCCCGTCGAAATTAAAAAGACATTTTTAGTCCATGGTGAGTATAAGGTGCAGTTATCGTATGCCGATGAACTGAAAAAGGCTGGTTTCCATGATATTGAAATACCGGAGGCCGGACAGGAATTTACATTGTAA
- the tsaB gene encoding tRNA (adenosine(37)-N6)-threonylcarbamoyltransferase complex dimerization subunit type 1 TsaB, whose protein sequence is MSIILHIETSTNVCSVALSENGSCLFSKSNAEGMNHAALLSVFIAEALEVLKSNEKKPDAVAVSSGPGSYTGLRIGVSTAKGLCYGYGIPLIAVSTLEVLTAQALQSVSDQNVLYCPMIDARRMEVYAAFYNADLEIKREISADIIDSNSYADMLDKQPVYFFGNGAEKCKSTLTHPNARFIDNLVPLAENMISFAEKAFADNNFVDVAYFEPFYLKEFQTTTPKKM, encoded by the coding sequence ATGTCTATCATTCTTCATATAGAAACATCTACAAACGTCTGTTCGGTAGCACTGAGCGAAAACGGCAGTTGTTTATTTTCCAAATCAAACGCCGAAGGAATGAACCATGCGGCGCTATTAAGCGTGTTTATAGCCGAAGCACTTGAGGTTTTAAAATCTAATGAAAAGAAACCTGACGCGGTGGCTGTAAGCAGTGGTCCGGGATCGTATACCGGCTTACGCATAGGCGTTTCTACCGCCAAAGGTTTGTGTTACGGATACGGTATTCCGTTAATCGCCGTGAGCACACTTGAAGTACTTACTGCCCAGGCATTACAATCTGTTTCCGATCAAAATGTACTTTACTGTCCAATGATCGATGCACGACGCATGGAAGTATATGCTGCTTTTTATAACGCTGATTTGGAAATTAAACGTGAAATATCGGCAGACATTATCGATTCAAACTCTTATGCTGACATGCTTGACAAGCAACCTGTGTACTTTTTCGGAAATGGAGCTGAAAAATGCAAGAGCACCCTCACCCACCCTAATGCCCGCTTTATTGACAACCTTGTCCCACTGGCAGAAAATATGATTTCGTTTGCCGAAAAGGCATTTGCAGACAACAACTTTGTGGATGTGGCCTATTTCGAACCATTTTACCTGAAAGAATTCCAGACAACAACGCCTAAAAAAATGTAG
- a CDS encoding porin family protein gives MKKTLILLFITISSSLMAQDRLIKPEIYVGANFGVTESMVSFHPSVDQSFLKGYNGGLVFRYIAEKNVGMQAELNLSQRGWKESSGLYTRQLNYLELPFMTHIYIGKKNRFFINLGPKIAYLISEKTIVDKTVNSTETQHTTAIENPFDYGLCGGIGILFNIKGSIFQLDSRAAYSFGDIYSNSKKDYFDNSHNISLSVNLGWLIQVK, from the coding sequence ATGAAAAAAACGCTCATACTACTGTTCATTACAATAAGCTCTTCGCTGATGGCGCAAGACCGGTTAATTAAGCCCGAAATATATGTTGGAGCTAACTTTGGAGTTACAGAATCTATGGTTAGTTTTCATCCAAGTGTAGATCAGAGTTTTTTGAAGGGTTACAACGGAGGATTGGTATTCAGATATATAGCCGAGAAGAACGTAGGTATGCAAGCCGAATTAAACTTATCTCAAAGAGGCTGGAAGGAATCATCGGGGCTCTATACCCGCCAGTTGAATTATCTGGAACTGCCTTTTATGACGCACATTTACATTGGCAAAAAGAACAGATTCTTTATCAATCTGGGTCCTAAAATTGCATACTTGATTTCCGAGAAAACCATTGTAGACAAAACCGTAAATTCTACCGAAACGCAACACACTACGGCCATCGAAAATCCTTTTGATTATGGTCTCTGCGGTGGAATAGGGATTCTCTTTAATATTAAAGGAAGCATCTTTCAACTCGACTCCAGGGCTGCTTACTCCTTTGGAGATATATACTCCAACAGCAAAAAAGATTATTTTGATAACTCGCACAATATCTCACTGTCGGTCAATTTAGGCTGGTTAATTCAGGTGAAATAA